A window from Chryseobacterium vaccae encodes these proteins:
- a CDS encoding formyl transferase, whose protein sequence is MKKNNNSKKIVMLTGNTRSSAIIYNALVQDFDISAVLQEEAVPMKQIMKNRAKRLGWVNVGGQIMFGLLLLPFIKKFSKNQTKKVIEKLKIDLSPIPETVLTRTDSVNSNKTLQLLQELKPDLVIVNGCRIISKKILNNTNSVFMNTHEGITPKYRGIHGGYWALANNDRENCGVTVHLVDQSVDTGDVIYQARVSPEKSDNFTTYPLYQTAEGSKILKLAVEDFCNDDLKTMSGTKENFIWYHPTIWQYLYYRIFRGVK, encoded by the coding sequence ATGAAAAAAAATAATAACAGTAAAAAAATAGTCATGCTCACCGGAAATACACGGTCATCGGCAATTATTTATAATGCGTTAGTACAAGATTTTGATATTTCTGCCGTGCTGCAGGAAGAAGCGGTACCTATGAAGCAGATTATGAAAAATCGTGCTAAAAGATTAGGCTGGGTAAATGTGGGTGGACAAATTATGTTTGGTCTTTTATTGCTGCCGTTTATTAAGAAATTTTCGAAAAATCAGACAAAAAAAGTCATTGAAAAACTAAAAATAGACCTGTCTCCGATTCCTGAAACCGTACTTACAAGAACCGACTCAGTAAATTCAAATAAAACACTTCAGCTGCTGCAGGAACTTAAACCAGATTTAGTGATTGTTAACGGCTGTAGAATTATTTCCAAAAAAATTCTGAATAATACCAATTCGGTTTTTATGAATACCCATGAAGGAATTACTCCAAAATACAGAGGTATACACGGCGGATATTGGGCTTTGGCAAATAATGACAGAGAAAACTGCGGGGTTACCGTACATTTGGTAGATCAATCGGTAGATACAGGCGACGTTATTTATCAGGCAAGAGTTTCACCGGAAAAATCAGATAATTTTACAACATATCCGCTATATCAAACCGCAGAGGGCAGTAAGATATTAAAACTTGCCGTTGAGGATTTTTGTAATGATGATCTGAAAACAATGAGCGGAACAAAAGAAAACTTCATTTGGTATCATCCTACCATCTGGCAGTATTTATATTATAGAATTTTCAGAGGCGTGAAATAA
- the gwsS gene encoding grasp-with-spasm system SPASM domain peptide maturase — MESEWLKLYSNCVLVQGASRASICDLQRGEIHLIPLSLAELFNKKDCFNIHSIRKKLNPESQKVLDDYIEFLVEHELCFFCTSREINRFPKMPEEWLFPAHISHAVLDTYSNFDYFDDSFLAQLEKLCCNHLQFRFFNEISTQELKLLLEKIKPTQMKSIEVILPENKEEIQFYDTIVSLVNTHKKISTLIITNADDNKVLQGEIEGMGMIVKVTEKINSPLHCGLMSPQLFNVNIPTYTESINHNSCLNRKLSIDTDGNIKNCPAMKASFGNIRNTALEEAVSHSEFKRYWNITKDQITKCKDCEFRHVCIDCRAYIENPEDQYSAPLKCGYDPQTCEWEDWSIHPLKQRAIDHYGMREIIK, encoded by the coding sequence ATGGAATCTGAATGGTTAAAACTGTACAGCAATTGTGTGTTGGTACAAGGAGCATCAAGAGCATCAATATGCGATCTTCAAAGGGGTGAAATTCATCTGATTCCACTGTCTTTAGCTGAATTATTCAATAAAAAAGACTGTTTTAACATCCATAGCATCAGGAAAAAATTAAACCCGGAATCTCAAAAAGTTCTGGATGATTATATTGAATTTCTTGTTGAGCATGAATTGTGTTTTTTCTGCACTTCAAGAGAAATTAACCGCTTTCCCAAAATGCCGGAAGAATGGCTCTTTCCCGCTCATATTTCTCACGCAGTTCTGGATACGTACTCCAATTTTGATTATTTTGATGATTCTTTTCTGGCCCAGCTGGAAAAACTTTGCTGTAACCATCTCCAGTTCCGGTTTTTTAATGAAATATCTACCCAAGAGCTGAAGCTTTTACTCGAAAAAATAAAACCAACCCAGATGAAGTCAATAGAAGTGATACTGCCTGAAAATAAGGAAGAAATACAATTCTATGATACAATAGTTAGCCTGGTGAACACACATAAAAAAATAAGTACTTTAATCATAACCAATGCTGATGATAATAAAGTTTTGCAGGGCGAAATCGAAGGGATGGGAATGATCGTAAAGGTTACAGAAAAAATCAACAGCCCTTTACATTGTGGGTTGATGAGTCCCCAATTATTCAATGTTAATATTCCTACTTACACAGAGTCTATCAATCACAATTCCTGCCTGAACCGAAAGCTTTCCATTGATACTGATGGCAATATCAAAAATTGTCCGGCAATGAAAGCGTCTTTTGGAAATATCAGGAATACAGCTTTAGAAGAAGCTGTCAGTCATTCAGAATTTAAGAGATATTGGAATATCACCAAAGATCAGATCACCAAATGTAAGGATTGTGAATTCCGTCATGTCTGTATCGACTGCAGAGCCTACATAGAAAATCCGGAAGATCAATATTCAGCACCCCTTAAATGCGGCTACGATCCGCAAACCTGTGAATGGGAAGACTGGAGCATCCACCCCCTAAAGCAGAGAGCGATAGACCACTACGGAATGAGAGAAATTATAAAATAA
- a CDS encoding Crp/Fnr family transcriptional regulator → MSQFLKAHIQEVINLNDDDFEAVLSFFTQKKFRKRQFLIQENQPVHEIYLIEKGILKSSIIDGTGKEHILQFAAPNWWISDFAAFFKQENSSLAVDCIEDTEVYAITYENLNSLCSKFPTMEHFFRVKSNFGYVALQQRILSLISKPAKERYEDFVRQYPGFTEHIPKQFIASYLGVSRETLSRLYS, encoded by the coding sequence ATGAGCCAGTTTCTGAAAGCCCATATTCAGGAAGTCATCAATTTGAACGATGATGATTTTGAAGCAGTCCTGTCTTTCTTTACCCAAAAGAAATTCAGGAAACGGCAGTTTCTGATCCAGGAAAACCAGCCTGTTCACGAAATTTACCTTATAGAAAAAGGAATTCTGAAAAGCAGCATCATTGACGGTACCGGAAAAGAGCACATTCTTCAGTTTGCAGCTCCCAACTGGTGGATTTCAGATTTTGCAGCCTTTTTTAAACAGGAAAACTCATCATTGGCTGTTGACTGTATTGAAGACACGGAAGTATATGCCATAACCTACGAAAATTTAAACAGCCTCTGTTCAAAATTTCCGACTATGGAACATTTTTTCAGGGTGAAGTCTAATTTCGGTTATGTGGCCTTACAACAAAGGATACTTTCATTGATCAGCAAACCTGCCAAAGAGCGGTATGAAGATTTTGTGCGGCAGTATCCAGGTTTTACAGAGCATATTCCTAAACAGTTTATTGCAAGCTACCTGGGTGTTTCAAGAGAGACATTAAGCAGATTATATTCTTAA
- a CDS encoding type 1 glutamine amidotransferase domain-containing protein has translation MKKKALIVVTSVEKYPEMDRATGLWLGEAVHFYEKLHEKGYEIDFVSPRGGYTPLDPVSLQMFVQPVDWKYYADETFRNKLADTLKPSDINAEDYSVIYYSGGHGVVWDFPENTELQEIASKIYENGGIVSSVCHGAVGLFNIKLSDGELLIKGKTLTGFSNSEEIAAELADHMPYLTEDVLKSRGAHYVKADQDFVPFAVSDGRLVTGQNPQSGGAVGEKVLEILGK, from the coding sequence ATGAAAAAGAAAGCATTAATCGTAGTAACAAGTGTAGAAAAGTATCCTGAAATGGACAGAGCTACCGGCTTATGGCTGGGAGAAGCCGTTCATTTTTATGAAAAACTACATGAAAAAGGCTATGAAATAGATTTTGTAAGCCCTAGAGGAGGTTATACTCCGCTCGACCCCGTTTCTCTGCAGATGTTTGTACAGCCTGTAGACTGGAAATATTATGCTGATGAAACATTTAGAAATAAGCTGGCAGATACTTTAAAACCTTCTGATATCAATGCAGAAGACTACAGTGTGATCTATTATTCCGGAGGGCACGGTGTAGTTTGGGATTTCCCGGAAAATACCGAACTTCAGGAAATCGCCAGCAAAATTTATGAAAACGGAGGTATTGTTTCTTCTGTCTGCCACGGAGCGGTAGGTTTGTTCAATATTAAACTTTCAGACGGAGAGCTTCTTATTAAAGGAAAAACGCTGACCGGGTTTTCCAACTCTGAGGAAATTGCCGCGGAACTGGCTGATCATATGCCTTATCTTACTGAAGACGTTTTGAAAAGCAGAGGTGCCCATTATGTAAAAGCAGATCAGGATTTTGTTCCTTTTGCAGTATCTGACGGACGTTTGGTTACAGGACAAAACCCTCAGTCCGGAGGAGCAGTTGGAGAAAAAGTACTGGAAATTCTGGGGAAATAA
- the tatC gene encoding twin-arginine translocase subunit TatC encodes MSEGKDMSFLGHIGELRGHLIRSIIAIIIAAFAVGFNINWIMDHIFFGPTRNDFPTFKVVNHFSRMILGEDSIHLPKDFPVRVQRLYQQFNVMMAVSIFGGMVAAFPYIVWELWRFISPALHPKERKNSIYIINAVWILFMTGVLCGYFLILPFAVNFGVIFKISDIIVPLYDLSDYTTLFLQVVIGMGVIFLFPILIYFLTSIGILTPMFMKTYRRHAIVLIMVVAAIITPADVLSMLMAAFPLLILYEFSIMMCNITYKRVQKANGNLPAVQK; translated from the coding sequence GTGAGTGAAGGTAAAGACATGTCCTTTCTTGGGCATATTGGAGAATTAAGAGGACATCTTATCCGCTCGATTATTGCGATTATAATTGCTGCTTTTGCTGTCGGTTTCAATATCAACTGGATCATGGACCATATTTTTTTCGGGCCTACAAGAAATGATTTTCCTACGTTTAAAGTGGTGAACCATTTTTCGAGAATGATCCTAGGAGAAGACAGTATTCACCTTCCTAAGGACTTTCCGGTTCGTGTACAGAGACTTTACCAGCAGTTCAATGTGATGATGGCTGTTTCTATTTTCGGAGGAATGGTAGCTGCTTTTCCTTATATTGTATGGGAATTGTGGCGATTCATCAGTCCTGCTCTTCATCCTAAAGAAAGAAAAAATTCAATTTATATCATCAACGCAGTGTGGATTCTGTTTATGACAGGTGTACTTTGCGGTTATTTTTTAATTCTTCCATTTGCAGTTAACTTCGGGGTTATTTTCAAAATTTCAGATATTATTGTTCCGTTATATGATCTGAGTGATTATACTACGCTGTTTCTACAGGTTGTTATAGGGATGGGGGTGATATTCCTCTTCCCGATCCTGATTTACTTCCTGACAAGCATCGGCATCCTGACTCCAATGTTCATGAAAACATACCGTCGTCATGCTATCGTTTTGATCATGGTGGTTGCTGCAATTATTACTCCTGCTGATGTTTTAAGTATGCTGATGGCTGCTTTCCCACTGCTGATCCTTTATGAATTCAGTATCATGATGTGTAATATCACCTACAAAAGGGTTCAGAAGGCTAACGGGAATCTTCCGGCAGTACAGAAATAG
- a CDS encoding polysaccharide deacetylase family protein yields MKKNNGIFTVSLDFELYWGIRDKKTIQEYGQNIAGVWEVVPKLLKLYNQYDIHCTWAAVGAMMTGDHQDLQQYCPVNTPSYQEKNLSPYHHFIPSSQEMDGLYLYGKTLVELVQKAEHQEIGSHTFSHYYCLEDGQTKDQFEADTKAAIAVSSANKIEIKSFIFPRHQINNSYLEVLKNNGILIYRGTEKAWYHSPAKGSEEGLIKRAFRYLDYFVKVGSHHTQKTSDLHEAGFTVIRASRWLRPYSEKIKFLDGLKLRRIKQQMTYAAKNNEIFHLWFHPHDIGIHQDINFGYLEEIFQHYKKLNQKYNFQSKNMSEIAAEYEKK; encoded by the coding sequence ATGAAAAAAAATAACGGCATTTTCACCGTATCCTTGGATTTTGAACTCTATTGGGGAATCCGGGATAAGAAAACGATTCAGGAATATGGTCAGAATATTGCAGGAGTTTGGGAAGTCGTTCCTAAGCTCCTGAAACTCTACAATCAATACGATATTCATTGTACCTGGGCAGCAGTGGGAGCTATGATGACCGGAGATCATCAGGATTTACAACAATATTGCCCTGTAAATACACCTTCTTACCAGGAAAAAAATCTTTCCCCTTATCACCATTTCATTCCTTCTTCACAGGAAATGGATGGTCTTTATTTATATGGAAAGACATTAGTGGAACTGGTTCAGAAAGCTGAGCATCAGGAAATCGGAAGCCATACTTTTTCACACTATTATTGTTTGGAAGACGGGCAGACTAAAGATCAGTTTGAAGCAGATACCAAAGCTGCTATCGCTGTTTCTTCGGCCAACAAAATTGAAATAAAGTCTTTCATCTTCCCTCGGCATCAGATTAACAACAGCTATTTGGAAGTCCTGAAAAATAATGGGATTTTAATTTACCGTGGCACAGAAAAAGCATGGTATCATTCTCCTGCAAAAGGTTCAGAAGAAGGCCTAATCAAAAGAGCTTTCAGGTATCTGGATTATTTTGTGAAAGTGGGAAGTCATCATACCCAGAAAACTTCTGATCTTCATGAGGCAGGCTTTACAGTCATTCGGGCAAGCCGTTGGTTGAGGCCGTATTCAGAGAAAATAAAATTTCTGGATGGGCTCAAGCTTCGAAGAATAAAACAGCAGATGACCTACGCTGCCAAAAATAACGAAATTTTTCACCTTTGGTTTCATCCGCATGATATTGGAATTCATCAGGATATCAACTTCGGGTATTTGGAAGAAATCTTTCAGCACTATAAAAAATTAAATCAAAAGTATAATTTCCAAAGCAAAAACATGTCTGAAATAGCAGCAGAATATGAAAAAAAATAA
- a CDS encoding glycosyltransferase has product MMKKKVYFLLPGLTFGGAERIIFTLLNHLDDEKYDFTLFLFKNVDFPTSQLKPNIKVRELGIERIRFSIFKILPIIYKEKPDVFFSGWGEISAFISPFIPFLKKTKFISRETNVVSQHVTKKEIKVFYNFYNNFQRIIAQSDDMKKDLIENFNIKEKKIVKINNPVDFDFINAKLDISVKPESFKDDYKNVVAIGNLSSRKGFDNLLKVFSKLTHENILLHILGDGGDKEMLYAMKENLGLKNVIFHGKQENPYQFLKFADLFILSSRYEGFPNVLLEAGACGTYSLANNCPGGINEIIQNQINGEISDIEHTADFAEKVIEVLQRTYDKESIKNSIRSRFSKNVILDQYEKVLQELTK; this is encoded by the coding sequence ATAATGAAAAAAAAAGTTTACTTTCTTTTACCAGGGCTCACTTTTGGAGGAGCAGAGAGAATTATTTTTACCCTGCTCAATCATTTGGATGATGAGAAATATGACTTTACTCTTTTCCTTTTTAAAAATGTAGATTTTCCCACTTCACAGCTTAAACCCAATATCAAAGTACGGGAATTGGGTATAGAAAGAATTAGGTTTTCAATTTTTAAAATTTTACCGATTATTTATAAGGAGAAACCAGATGTTTTCTTTTCCGGTTGGGGCGAAATCTCAGCGTTTATATCCCCGTTTATTCCGTTTTTAAAAAAGACCAAGTTTATCTCCAGAGAAACCAATGTCGTCTCACAGCATGTAACCAAAAAGGAAATAAAAGTTTTTTATAATTTTTATAATAATTTTCAGAGGATCATCGCGCAAAGTGATGATATGAAGAAGGATTTAATAGAAAATTTCAACATTAAGGAAAAGAAGATTGTTAAAATCAATAATCCTGTTGATTTCGATTTTATCAATGCTAAACTGGACATTTCTGTAAAACCTGAAAGCTTTAAAGATGATTATAAAAATGTGGTGGCCATCGGAAATTTATCCTCCAGAAAAGGATTTGATAACCTGTTGAAAGTCTTCTCAAAATTGACCCATGAAAATATCCTGCTCCATATTCTTGGGGACGGAGGCGATAAGGAAATGCTGTACGCGATGAAGGAAAACTTGGGTTTAAAAAACGTTATTTTTCATGGAAAACAGGAAAATCCCTACCAGTTTTTGAAATTTGCGGATCTTTTTATTCTTTCTTCAAGATATGAAGGCTTCCCCAATGTGCTTCTGGAAGCCGGAGCCTGCGGAACCTATTCTTTAGCCAATAACTGTCCGGGAGGAATTAATGAGATCATTCAGAATCAGATCAATGGAGAAATTTCGGATATTGAACATACGGCTGACTTTGCTGAGAAGGTTATAGAGGTATTGCAGAGAACTTATGATAAAGAATCTATTAAAAACTCCATTAGATCAAGATTCTCTAAAAATGTTATTTTGGATCAGTATGAAAAGGTTTTGCAGGAGTTAACGAAGTAA
- the lpdA gene encoding dihydrolipoyl dehydrogenase, with amino-acid sequence MSQFDVTVIGSGPGGYVAAIRAAQLGFKTAIIEKYSTLGGTCLNVGCIPSKALLDSSEHFENAKHNFAGHGIIINEPQADIARMIERKNEVIKQNTDGISYLMSKNKITVFEGVGSFESATQIKVTKNDGSSETIESKYTIIASGSKPSSLPFITLDKERVITSTEALNLKEIPKHLVVIGGGVIGLELGSVYLRLGAQVTVVEFMDKIIPGMDGALSKELTKVLKKQGMKFMLSTAVSAVERNGDTVKITAKDKKGEEVVVEGDYCLVSVGRKPYTDGLALEKAGVELDERGRVKVNDHLQTNVANIYAIGDVIKGAMLAHKAEEEGVFVAETLAGQKPHINYNLIPGVVYTWPEVAGVGKTEEQLKEEGVAYKVGSFPMRALGRSRASGDIDGLVKIIADEKTDEVLGMHIIGARAADLIAEGVIAMEFRASAEDIARSSHAHPTYAEAIKEAALDATAKRPIHM; translated from the coding sequence ATGAGTCAATTCGATGTTACCGTAATAGGTTCTGGTCCCGGTGGTTATGTAGCTGCTATCCGTGCAGCTCAATTAGGTTTCAAAACAGCAATTATTGAAAAATATTCAACTTTAGGCGGAACTTGTCTTAACGTTGGATGTATTCCTTCAAAAGCGCTTCTGGACAGCTCTGAGCATTTCGAGAATGCAAAACACAATTTTGCAGGTCATGGGATCATTATCAATGAACCACAGGCAGATATTGCAAGAATGATTGAGCGTAAAAACGAAGTAATCAAACAAAATACAGACGGAATCAGCTACCTGATGAGCAAAAATAAAATTACTGTTTTTGAAGGCGTAGGAAGCTTCGAATCTGCTACTCAGATCAAGGTTACTAAAAATGACGGTTCTTCTGAAACAATCGAATCTAAATATACCATCATTGCATCAGGATCTAAACCATCTTCTCTACCTTTCATCACACTAGATAAAGAAAGAGTGATTACTTCCACGGAAGCTTTAAACCTTAAAGAAATTCCTAAGCACCTTGTAGTAATCGGAGGAGGAGTAATTGGTCTTGAATTAGGATCTGTATACTTAAGATTGGGAGCTCAGGTAACAGTTGTTGAATTTATGGATAAGATCATTCCTGGAATGGACGGAGCTTTAAGCAAAGAATTGACTAAAGTTCTTAAAAAACAGGGAATGAAGTTTATGCTTTCTACGGCGGTTTCTGCTGTGGAGAGAAACGGAGATACTGTGAAGATCACCGCTAAAGATAAAAAAGGAGAAGAAGTAGTGGTAGAAGGAGATTACTGCCTTGTTTCTGTAGGTAGAAAACCATACACAGACGGACTTGCCCTTGAAAAAGCAGGAGTAGAACTTGATGAAAGAGGAAGAGTAAAAGTAAACGATCATTTACAGACTAACGTTGCCAACATCTATGCGATTGGTGACGTGATCAAAGGAGCAATGCTTGCTCACAAAGCTGAAGAAGAAGGAGTTTTTGTTGCTGAAACATTAGCAGGACAAAAACCTCACATCAACTATAACCTGATTCCTGGTGTGGTTTATACATGGCCTGAGGTTGCCGGAGTTGGTAAAACTGAAGAACAGTTAAAAGAAGAAGGAGTAGCTTACAAAGTAGGTTCATTCCCAATGAGAGCATTAGGTAGAAGCCGTGCAAGTGGTGATATTGATGGTCTTGTGAAGATTATTGCTGACGAGAAAACTGATGAGGTGTTAGGTATGCATATCATTGGAGCAAGAGCTGCTGACCTTATTGCTGAAGGAGTAATTGCTATGGAATTCCGTGCAAGTGCTGAAGACATCGCAAGAAGTTCTCATGCTCACCCAACCTATGCAGAAGCTATTAAAGAAGCAGCATTGGATGCTACGGCAAAAAGACCGATTCATATGTAA
- a CDS encoding KpsF/GutQ family sugar-phosphate isomerase has translation MERTDIISIARSTLEIEISELEKLKNRIDEDFARAVEIIHSAKGKLIVVGIGKSAHVGNKIVATLNSTGTPSQFLHASEAIHGDLGVIQKQDVVLCISNSGNSPEIANLVPYLKDYSSALIGMTGNKTSKLAEFSEIVLNTHVDVEACPNKLAPTSSTTIQMALGDALAVALMELNDFKANDFAKFHPGGSLGKNLTSKVEQFLSSQKPQVSENSSIRDVIISISASSHGITVVTDDEKIIGVITDGDLRRMLMKGEDITKALAKDIMSGYPKTIEKDALAKEAMKVLKENNIGQLVVTENGKYFGIIDLHKLLDEGIN, from the coding sequence ATGGAAAGAACCGACATTATTTCAATTGCTAGAAGCACTTTAGAGATAGAAATTTCAGAACTTGAAAAATTAAAAAACAGGATTGATGAAGATTTTGCCAGAGCCGTAGAGATCATTCATTCGGCCAAGGGAAAATTAATTGTTGTGGGAATCGGAAAGTCGGCCCATGTCGGCAACAAGATCGTTGCTACTTTAAACTCTACGGGAACCCCTTCACAGTTCCTTCATGCATCGGAAGCCATCCACGGAGATCTGGGGGTGATCCAGAAACAGGATGTTGTTTTGTGTATTTCCAACTCTGGAAATTCCCCGGAAATAGCCAACCTGGTTCCTTATCTAAAGGATTATTCTTCCGCCCTTATCGGGATGACCGGAAATAAAACCAGTAAGCTTGCTGAGTTTTCTGAAATTGTCCTGAATACTCATGTAGATGTGGAAGCCTGCCCTAATAAGCTGGCGCCAACCAGCTCCACGACTATTCAAATGGCACTGGGAGATGCGCTTGCTGTGGCTTTAATGGAACTGAATGATTTTAAAGCGAATGACTTTGCTAAGTTCCATCCGGGAGGAAGTCTCGGAAAAAACCTGACTTCAAAAGTAGAACAGTTCCTGTCTTCCCAGAAGCCGCAGGTATCGGAAAATTCATCCATCAGAGATGTGATTATATCCATCAGTGCTTCAAGCCACGGAATAACAGTGGTTACGGATGATGAAAAAATTATCGGGGTAATTACAGACGGTGATCTGAGAAGAATGCTGATGAAAGGGGAAGACATTACAAAGGCTCTGGCTAAAGATATTATGTCCGGCTATCCGAAAACCATTGAAAAAGATGCTCTGGCTAAGGAAGCGATGAAGGTTCTTAAAGAAAACAATATTGGACAGCTGGTGGTAACGGAAAACGGAAAATATTTTGGAATTATTGACCTTCATAAACTTCTTGATGAAGGAATAAATTAA
- the recQ gene encoding DNA helicase RecQ produces the protein MSAKKANLSGELKKYFGFSTFKGQQEQIIENLLNGKDIFVLMPTGGGKSLCYQLPALISEGTAIVVSPLIALMKNQVDAVNGLSSDDGVAHVLNSSLNKTQTKQVFDDIKSGKTKLLYVAPESLIKDDYLDFLKDVKISFFAIDEAHCISEWGHDFRPEYRNLKQIIDKIADVPVIALTATATPKVQDDIQKTLGMTNALVFKESFNRPNLYYEVCPKVNVDKEIVKFISQHKGKSGIVYCLSRRKVEEFAQLLQVNGVNALPYHAGLDQKVRVANQDKFLMEEVDVIVATIAFGMGIDKPDVRFVIHYDFPKSLESYYQETGRAGRDGGEGHCLAFYDPKDIEKLEKFLAQKPVSEREIGLQLLNEVVGYAETSMSRRQYILYYFGENFDPVKGEGAMMCDNSSNPPKLKDAAQDLKKVLELIKDTGEKFKSKDLISVIAGKETAVTKSYKLEQTSHFGFGKEEKDNYWKTILRQATVQGILQKDIETYGVLKMSEKGRNILSGQLKEPFLIAEDREFDLTQTKADSDQVQLQASGGLDQNLFGQLKELRKKVAKKHGIPPYTVFMDPSLEDMTVQYPITVEEIAKIYGVGEGKAKKYGKEFADFIKTYVEDNNIERTQDMVLKQVANKSSHKVFIIQSTDKKIDLEDIARAKNLSMNELLKEMESIVYQGTKLNIDYYIEDNFDEDIVEGFMEFMNESESDSMKVLLDEFGDELSDEEVRMLRIKFISDVAN, from the coding sequence ATGAGCGCAAAAAAAGCCAATTTATCAGGCGAATTGAAAAAGTATTTTGGGTTTTCTACATTTAAAGGCCAGCAGGAACAGATTATAGAAAACCTATTGAATGGGAAAGATATATTTGTCTTGATGCCGACAGGAGGTGGTAAATCTTTATGTTACCAGCTTCCGGCACTTATTTCCGAAGGCACGGCAATTGTAGTTTCGCCTTTAATAGCGTTGATGAAGAATCAGGTAGATGCAGTAAACGGCCTTTCGTCAGACGATGGGGTTGCCCACGTATTAAATTCATCATTAAATAAGACACAGACCAAACAGGTTTTTGACGATATCAAAAGCGGAAAGACCAAACTTTTGTATGTTGCCCCGGAATCATTAATCAAAGATGATTATTTAGATTTCCTGAAAGATGTGAAGATTTCTTTCTTTGCTATTGATGAGGCGCACTGTATTTCAGAATGGGGACATGATTTCAGACCGGAGTACCGGAATCTGAAACAGATTATTGATAAGATTGCCGACGTACCGGTGATCGCTTTAACGGCTACAGCAACCCCTAAAGTTCAGGATGATATTCAGAAAACTTTGGGAATGACGAATGCGCTGGTCTTTAAAGAAAGCTTCAACCGTCCCAATCTGTATTATGAAGTATGTCCAAAAGTTAATGTTGATAAGGAGATCGTAAAGTTCATCAGCCAGCATAAAGGAAAATCAGGAATTGTTTACTGTCTTAGCCGAAGAAAGGTTGAAGAATTCGCCCAGCTGCTGCAGGTAAACGGAGTTAATGCACTTCCTTATCATGCAGGTCTTGACCAGAAAGTAAGAGTAGCTAATCAGGACAAATTCCTGATGGAAGAAGTAGATGTAATTGTGGCAACCATTGCATTCGGAATGGGGATTGATAAGCCGGATGTACGTTTTGTAATCCACTATGACTTCCCTAAATCACTGGAAAGCTATTACCAGGAGACAGGAAGAGCAGGAAGAGACGGTGGTGAAGGACATTGCCTGGCATTCTACGATCCTAAAGATATAGAGAAGCTTGAAAAATTCCTGGCACAAAAGCCCGTGTCAGAAAGAGAAATAGGACTGCAATTATTAAATGAAGTGGTGGGCTATGCCGAAACTTCAATGAGCCGAAGACAATACATTCTTTATTATTTCGGAGAAAATTTCGATCCTGTAAAAGGTGAAGGAGCCATGATGTGTGACAACTCATCCAATCCTCCCAAATTAAAAGATGCTGCACAAGATCTGAAAAAAGTTCTTGAACTGATTAAAGATACCGGAGAAAAGTTTAAATCTAAAGATCTGATCTCTGTCATCGCAGGAAAAGAAACTGCTGTTACAAAGTCCTATAAACTGGAACAGACTTCTCATTTCGGATTTGGAAAAGAAGAAAAGGATAATTACTGGAAAACTATTTTAAGACAGGCTACCGTTCAGGGGATTCTGCAAAAAGATATCGAAACCTACGGGGTTTTGAAAATGTCTGAAAAGGGCAGAAATATTCTGAGCGGACAGTTGAAAGAACCGTTTTTAATTGCAGAAGACCGGGAATTTGATCTTACCCAGACCAAAGCAGACAGCGATCAGGTACAGTTGCAGGCAAGCGGAGGCCTCGATCAGAATTTGTTCGGACAGTTGAAAGAATTGCGTAAAAAAGTGGCTAAAAAACACGGGATTCCCCCTTATACTGTTTTTATGGATCCAAGTCTGGAAGATATGACGGTTCAGTATCCTATTACGGTGGAGGAGATTGCTAAAATTTATGGAGTAGGAGAAGGAAAAGCCAAAAAATACGGTAAAGAATTCGCAGATTTCATCAAAACTTACGTAGAAGATAACAATATCGAACGTACTCAGGATATGGTCCTGAAGCAGGTAGCCAACAAATCCAGCCATAAAGTATTCATCATTCAGAGCACCGATAAAAAGATTGATCTTGAAGATATTGCAAGAGCCAAAAATCTTTCAATGAATGAATTGCTGAAAGAAATGGAAAGCATTGTCTATCAGGGGACCAAACTGAATATTGATTATTATATAGAAGACAATTTCGATGAAGATATCGTAGAAGGCTTCATGGAATTCATGAACGAATCCGAAAGTGACAGCATGAAAGTGCTTCTGGATGAATTTGGAGATGAACTTTCAGATGAAGAGGTAAGAATGCTGAGAATTAAATTTATAAGCGATGTAGCTAATTGA